Proteins encoded together in one Prionailurus viverrinus isolate Anna chromosome B1, UM_Priviv_1.0, whole genome shotgun sequence window:
- the CB1H4orf54 gene encoding uncharacterized protein C4orf54 homolog encodes MFTFHQDQRKGTRLHKKQHMLSFHFWKSLGRPTDAAPSVADGIQTPRRRRCQTNNWTEQLRHGKLAPVSAGAAAPRPQTTSATPAGSLPASLGLAPTTPQGLRTWELVAAAAVVPTALGPVQARGALLRATLQPLRGQGGTQDSPCAHHCLFLSLKLSRGLGMEGATPEPSPQARPEEVGDPGESGAPESQELRQQLRPRPKPAASSPRGASYVEMCASAGAQGDSAGSSALALGRCPRAQGAPRSPGEEAQDEPSSREGKAPAPRRNPAASELSRSQLSRTDGGSNVSSSSSSSPVDKAEEGGLSKMDDTTTSTGALATSSSSLGFESDSGENAVSCQPRGGGGGGRAGGGGGGGGAGRGGAGGGDGTECRDIIAKSQGGRDPPKNEEAHYITTHEIQLSEVEQDMDFDVGLASRWDFEDNNVIYSFVDYASFGGSDETPGDVTTPTEEDDDNSCYLSTTPSTNATQTPSPTSSDPARPDADSSGRHTSSTEVGSGPSDSDPTPPPTGPGTATPSEPLPEPPEAASGAAAAASSCGSAASQILLSIKPTSRAINEPSNVRAKQNIIYAAKHEGDMSLRVSTAAEHNSSSLKQDPAAAVAQDHAKKFIAVPARLQTRCGAIRAKELVDYSSGASSAVSELDDADKEVRNLTSRAFRSLAYPYFEALNISSRESSTLSEVGFGRWSTFLDLKCGGVGARVEQSLLRNSAASVAAGLRKGGGARTAADQLYIQSKKSQTKALEFVVSKVEGEIKHVETPLCFQKQVQTGSRVVTLLEPMNCRSDSKASSATGPCRTTRGSSKGPGSVHTDDGSETSESSKPASRADGPQKKSKFASSLLKNVISKKMQREHEFKMERGEVSDTSHHNLSGTSKETAESPARGEKPRERGLQRQSSRHSEAGSEYTVLSVADAGAEGSAAESKSPIFKASAPRESAAVSWRNFPDGHTEEVCEIKKSASETVKGIFLRSQNSAFRSWKEKEAEKREEKAPIGKLKLPKGGDWRADLGEISASKSTIMSRLFVPNIQQTPKDKQPGKQATKYPAAQATSMAVIRPKAPEIKIRLGSVQQPSSDFNIAKLLTPKLASSSASNLFKTIEDNSRAQQKLFRGDNLEKVPQFQVRDVRDKSKAQGPLHQVRDVRKLIKGSGDSSDKGSVTPEQGLTGPKPRQLAAAAGGSKSLSPIVITCQAVVNQREDSMDREPRENIGKGGSGRVLNSSSPEGTVLVHRASGRLPVATIAPNKPEQGSYLPVLKIVSKASAQKTPEKAKEEEVKEEGKGPKPSRNALEKLTAAVRSMEELYSFNRNEWKRKSDPLPMMMDSHVLSLIASEEREGAAGAEGDPDKLARRLGELEERGAGNKGGVVLRGGPVERLQRRNSNPSTESVSARAAAFENLARERPRSLYIPPVHKDVERTQPLQPLPPLPSNRNVFTVSASSTQKTGGVAGKFPQGPSPESPSAAKGIKSQGLRSLKISPATRAPPDEVTNRKNGSNLEKNNSDCENYLTIPLKGSSAAGELPGGRPGAGREGPPASSATTLCSLPPLSARSQVPSSPKGSQVSGTGRPAWRTKPDNPRETVAAPQGPQSPEHLPTAIYHQQPLPFTLQGAQPQVLCFSPPSMPAPAPAGPASVPADPFQQPQPQQTQRKMLLDVTTGQYYLVDTPVQPMTRRLFDPETGQYVDVPMTSQQQAVAPMSLPVPPLALSPGAYGPTYMIYPGFLPTVLPTSALQPTPIAHTPGSSELSSMAAEPPNKDAASTFTEAPYFMASGQSPASSSSSAAAATSQLVGAKGFAQLHGKPVISISSQPLGPRIIAPPSFDGTTMSFVVEHR; translated from the coding sequence AGGTGGGCGACCCCGGGGAGAGCGGGGCTCCAGAGAGCCAGGAGCTCAGGCAGCAGCTGCGGCCGCGGCCCAAGCCAGCGGCCTCCTCCCCGCGAGGAGCGAGCTACGTGGAGATGTGTGCGTCCGCTGGGGCCCAGGGGGACAGCGCCGGCTCCAGCGCACTCGCTCTGGGGCGCTGCCCCAGAGCCCAGGGCGCCCCTAGGAGTCCCGGGGAGGAGGCCCAAGATGAACCCAGCAGTCGAGAAGGCAAGGCCCCGGCCCCCCGGAGGAATCCTGCCGCCTCGGAGCTCTCCAGATCCCAGCTCTCCCGCACAGACGGGGGCAGCAacgtctcctcttcctcctcctcctccccggtGGACAAAGCAGAAGAAGGTGGCCTTTCCAAGATGGATGATACCACAACATCGACAGGGGCTCTGGCCACCTCCTCTTCGTCTTTAGGCTTTGAGAGTGACAGTGGTGAGAACGCAGtgagctgccagcccaggggaggaggaggtggggggagagcagggggaggaggaggggggggaggggcaggccgagggggagcgggagggggagATGGAACAGAGTGCAGGGACATTATTGCCAAGTCTCAGGGCGGCAGGGACCCCCCCAAAAATGAGGAGGCTCACTACATCACCACCCACGAGATCCAGCTGAGTGAGGTGGAGCAGGACATGGATTTTGACGTGGGACTGGCCTCCCGCTGGGATTTCGAGGACAACAACGTGATCTACTCGTTCGTGGACTACGCTTCCTTCGGTGGCAGCGATGAGACCCCGGGGGACGTCACCACCCCGACCGAAGAGGACGACGACAACAGCTGCTACCTCAGCACCACTCCTAGCACCAATGCCACCCAGACTCCGAGCCCCACCAGCAGCGACCCGGCCCGCCCCGACGCCGACAGCAGTGGTCGCCACACCAGCAGCACGGAAGTGGGCAGCGGCCCCTCTGACAGTgaccccactcccccacccaccGGGCCTGGCACCGCCACCCCGAGTGAGCCCTTGCCCGAGCCCCCGGAGGCAGCGTCAGGGGCAGCCGCCGCCGCAAGCAGCTGTGGGAGTGCGGCAAGCCAGATCCTCCTATCAATCAAACCGACTTCCCGGGCTATAAATGAGCCTAGCAACGTGCGTGCAAAGCAAAACATTATTTATGCTGCCAAGCATGAAGGCGACATGAGCCTCCGCGTCTCTACAGCTGCTGAACACAATTCAAGTTCACTGAAGCAAGACCCGGCTGCAGCCGTGGCTCAGGACCATGCAAAGAAATTCATCGCTGTCCCTGCTCGCCTGCAGACCCGATGCGGGGCCATCCGGGCGAAGGAGCTGGTGGACTACTCCAGCGGGGCCTCCAGTGCCGTGAGCGAACTGGACGATGCCGACAAGGAGGTGCGGAACCTGACCTCCCGGGCCTTCCGGAGCCTCGCCTACCCCTACTTCGAGGCCCTGAACATCAGCTCCCGGGAGTCCTCCACGCTCTCCGAGGTCGGCTTTGGGCGGTGGTCGACCTTCCTGGACTTAAAATGTGGAGGTGTTGGAGCCAGGGTGGAGCAGAGCCTCCTGAGGAACAGTGCGGCCTCCGTGGCCGCGGGTCTGAGGAAGGGCGGTGGGGCCAGGACGGCCGCAGACCAGCTCTACATCCAGTCCAAGAAGTCCCAGACCAAAGCCTTGGAGTTCGTGGTCAGCAAAGTCGAGGGGGAAATCAAACATGTGGAGACCCCGCTGTGTTTCCAGAAGCAGGTCCAGACGGGCTCCCGCGTGGTCACCCTTCTCGAGCCCATGAATTGCCGCAGTGACAGCAAAGCCAGTTCGGCCACTGGGCCCTGCAGAACCACCAGAGGCTCCAGCAAGGGCCCCGGGTCGGTGCACACTGACGATGGCTCGGAGACCTCGGAGAGCAGCAAGCCTGCCTCCCGCGCCGACGGCCCCCAGAAGAAGTCCAAGTTTGCTTCCAGTCTGCTCAAAAATGTCATCTCCAAGAAGATGCAGCGGGAACATGAGTTCAAAATGGAGAGGGGAGAAGTCAGCGACACATCCCACCATAACCTCTCCGGCACCTCCAAGGAGACGGCAGAGAGCCCTGCTCGGGGGGAGAAGCCGCGGGAGAGGGGCCTGCAGAGGCAGAGCTCTCGCCACTCAGAGGCGGGCTCTGAGTACACGGTGCTCAGCGTGGCGGACGCAGGTGCGGAGGGGTCCGCAGCCGAGTCTAAATCCCCAATCTTCAAAGCCAGTGCTCCTCGGGAGAGCGCCGCGGTCTCCTGGCGAAATTTCCCGGATGGACATACGGAGGAAGTCTGCGAAATTAAGAAGAGTGCATCAGAGACTGTCAAAGGCATCTTCCTCCGCAGTCAGAACAGTGCATTCCGGTcctggaaggagaaggaggcagagaagagggaagaaaaagcccCCATTGGGAAGCTGAAGCTTCCCAAAGGGGGCGACTGGAGGGCTGATCTCGGAGAGATCTCTGCCAGCAAGTCCACCATCATGTCTCGCCTTTTCGTCCCCAACATCCAGCAGACGCCCAAGGACAAGCAGCCGGGGAAGCAGGCTACCAAGTATCCTGCTGCCCAAGCCACCTCCATGGCAGTGATCCGGCCCAAGGCTCCCGAAATCAAGATCCGGCTGGGGAGCGTGCAGCAGCCAAGCTCGGACTTCAACATTGCCAAATTGCTCACGCCCAAACTGGCCAGCAGCAGCGCCTCTAACCTCTTTAAGACCATTGAGGACAACAGCAGAGCGCAGCAGAAACTCTTCCGGGGAGACAACCTGGAAAAAGTGCCCCAGTTCCAGGTGAGAGACGTCAGAGACAAGTCCAAGGCCCAGGGCCCCCTCCACCAGGTGAGAGATGTCAGGAAACTAATCAAAGGGTCAGGGGACAGCAGTGACAAGGGCAGCGTTACCCCAGAGCAGGGGCTGACCGGGCCCAAACCCAGGCAGCTGGCCGCTGCAGCTGGCGGATCCAAATCCCTTTCCCCCATAGTGATTACGTGCCAGGCCGTGGTGAACCAGAGGGAAGATAGCATGGACCGCGAGCCGAGGGAGAACATAGGCAAAGGTGGCAGTGGCAGGGTCTTGAATTCCTCCTCACCGGAAGGGACAGTCTTGGTTCATAGGGCATCTGGCAGGCTGCCCGTGGCCACCATTGCCCCCAATAAGCCAGAGCAGGGATCTTACCTGCCTGTGCTCAAGATCGTCTCTAAGGCTTCTGCTCAGAAGACCCCAGAGAAGGCCAAGGAGGAGGAGgtcaaggaggaagggaaaggccCCAAGCCATCTCGGAATGCCCTGGAGAAGCTGACTGCCGCAGTGAGGTCCATGGAAGAGCTGTACAGCTTCAACAGGAACGAGTGGAAACGCAAAAGTGACCCTTTGCCCATGATGATGGACAGCCATGTCCTGTCGCTCATTGCCagtgaggagagggaaggggctgcGGGTGCTGAGGGGGACCCAGACAAGCTGGCCCGACGACTGGGTGAGCTGGAGGAGCGGGGCGCAGGAAACAAAGGCGGTGTGGTCCTGCGTGGGGGCCCCGTGGAACGTCTGCAGCGGAGAAACTCCAACCCTAGCACTGAGAGTGTGTCTGCCCGGGCAGCTGCCTTTGAGAACCTGGCCAGGGAGAGGCCTCGATCACTCTATATTCCCCCAGTCCACAAGGATGTGGAAAGAAcccagcccctccagcccctccccccactccccagcaacCGAAATGTGTTCACCGTGAGTGCCAGCAGCACCCAGAAAACTGGGGGTGTCGCTGGCAAGTTCCCACAAGGGCCTTCGCCAGAGAGTCCTTCGGCAGCAAAGGGCATCAAATCACAGGGACTCCGGTCCCTCAAGATCTCTCCGGCCACACGGGCACCTCCTGATGAGGTGACCAATAGGAAAAACGGCAGCAATTTGGAAAAGAACAATAGTGATTGTGAGAATTACCTGACCATCCCCCTTAAAGGAAGCTCTGCAGCTGGAGAGCTTCCGGGGGGCCGGcccggggctgggagggaggggccgcCCGCCTCCTCAGCGACCACTCTCTGCAGCTTGCCACCCCTGAGCGCCCGCAGTCAGGTCCCCAGTAGTCCCAAAGGCTCTCAGGTCAGTGGAACCGGCCGGCCAGCTTGGCGCACCAAACCCGACAACCCCAGGGAGACAGTAGCTGCCCCCCAAGGGCCACAGAGCCCCGAGCATCTTCCCACTGCCATCTACCACCAGCAGCCGCTACCCTTCACCCTGCAGGGAGCCCAGCCCCAggtcctctgcttctccccacccaGCATGCCTGCCCCAGCACCTGCAGGCCCGGCCTCAGTCCCCGCAGACCCCTTCCAGCAGCCACAGCCTCAGCAGACCCAGCGCAAGATGCTCCTGGATGTGACGACAGGCCAGTACTATCTGGTGGACACACCAGTACAGCCCATGACCCGAAGACTCTTTGACCCTGAGACGGGGCAGTATGTGGATGTGCCTATGACCTCCCAACAGCAGGCTGTGGCTCCCATGTCCCTCCCTGTGCCTCCTTTGGCCCTGAGTCCTGGGGCCTATGGACCCACCTACATGATCTACCCCGGTTTTCTGCCCACGGTGCTGCCCACCAGTGCCCTGCAGCCCACGCCAATTGCTCACACCCCAGGGAGCAGTGAGCTCTCCTCCATGGCGGCAGAGCCCCCCAACAAAGACGCAGCTTCGACATTCACTGAGGCCCCATACTTCATGGCCTCTGGTCAGtctcctgcctcctcttcctcctcggcCGCAGCAGCCACATCCCAGCTCGTGGGGGCCAAGGGCTTCGCCCAGCTGCACGGCAAGCCTGTCATCAGCATCTCTTCGCAACCCCTGGGGCCGAGGATCATTGCGCCCCCCTCCTTTGATGGCACAACCATGAGCTTTGTGGTAGAACACAGATGA